A DNA window from Mastacembelus armatus chromosome 11, fMasArm1.2, whole genome shotgun sequence contains the following coding sequences:
- the LOC113126760 gene encoding uncharacterized protein LOC113126760 yields MEKQRADLTPEQDALEHIVAGQDKPFLEERFIDSFKGRGVFTRKTIEASMFVVEYRGKTLCHKNPNPTKKCSDTLNNYLYEFSWKDANWCIDASKEDGTLGRLVNDDHIGPNCEMKKIVWEGKPHLCLFAVKEVSPGEEITYSYGDSYYPWRLRLEDSAASSSKKSCSGDGDKVSYSGPSHDSDSLSPPSLSDKGQLGFRTRSETVDSSHEMTGSDTLEQDDNSCGEQDEAAPCSDEYNSDNINSEDEKEAKTSSLTRKNYCYVCGKGLSKIARHLLRHAKAEPDIAEAFALPKKSKERKRLLEDLRNRGNYKHNQEVLRSNSGMLKLRRRSPGVAFSTKLYTHCPHCKSILKRKDLWRHVSRCNFKKKPTPRGETSVVKQTTHSEPPLSQKPSGVLRILSSMKQDEISITIQNDSVLMELAEYLSEKYENSQNKNDYIRQKLREMGRLLLALHEKSILSFEDAIKPINFDRLVDTVKALAGFDKEKQCYAKPGLVLKLGHSLKKIGSIFLSRSNANKQLVSDAKMFMELCTKRWTELVSSSAFPSRSGQGNSPSTIPFTHDVQTFYRYLETASASAVESMKVCDSPQVYSALCRVTLAQVSALNKGEPEVSTMRLKSFQERDDTTQVLSKHFIRINILSRTGPKIAVLLTSELVSAIKLLVSKRTACGVHKDNPFLFAKPDSSASSLYYGESCIKAYSSLCHAVNPKHLRSLHLQKHIARVFQILNLENDELGHLSKLLGHDIRADRDYYRLPEAAVELAKIAKLLLAKEKGSLKKMKGNSLDEIEIEDELEPDVVKCKPENSDAEENDEESDVFLKQSGLSESSAQREGGDVERQGRQLSPEQDALKHIKARRDKPFLEEMFIDLFKGRGVFTHESIKPSAFVVEYRGNISLHSETQNNQCGDSLNNYLFDFSWSGTNWRVDASAEDGTLGRLVNDDHISPNCEMRKVVYEGKPHLCLFALKKIPAGEEITYNYGDSSYPWRSATLPTSLTFHESRMELNRPHSDRNASASSPRDEKAEDSTGAVSSAESCSDDDGDYVPDDESSGGSGSSSHRNKDFKQLFISDSSIQQDETDNSSEELSGPSHHKRNYCYVCGKAMSKISRHLFTHRNEEADIAKAFILPLLSKERKRLLKNLRNRGNNKHKENILKSNPPKTFAQCLYCKGMYKKIWKHMQQCSATGTRARIFSLAAAADPKEISSDVSKILQSLKKDEIASVVCNDSYILQMAQCLVHMGGKKRTGQEYIKQKLREMGRLLLTLKKKSVCSFEDAMKPQNFSKVVEVVRELTALNEETKVCDRPRLLKSLRNSLKVFSDMKYARAFKEGADKEVTHEVKTFLTLCAKELTCVISSKINHPATIPFTQDVQLFYQCMETTVASAVESMTMYESPPVYNALLRAILAQVSILNKNVVEVSRVTLQSFKERDETELQDEAAVCQSQFEEILFKRYVKFKLKSRSDTTVPVTLTPELLHAIRLLVTKRETCGVNINSPFLFAKPDGICTTYCQGQRSITFFAAQCGAKDQENLRSPFFRKSVARICQILSLTNEQLAQLAKLLGRDIQTDPGSYRTPEAAAIIAKISELLSAMEDGSLERFEGKSLEEIEIADELQPDVKQDHVDSSDEEEDKETERSFQLSGVSPSKVSSAAKKRVSSSRKRGRCEEGNRVNTFVSRRRMQESDNEESELYNELNEGNSEEDDGEEDLPLTSPVNTPEKTSHSKEDTMNMYFSDDDEDMNVDYDIDTDEDIANYKENDEESVNSGSHASKPTNEDENISNGKKDSSPNRTLDTDLEQTMDSDTENHLEKAGEQTDHMDVGSSSSSAILNSEKKIKLSAAVIPLKEVKIVIPKLDVMRSPVHISELSSVLNTWPVKDQPRQEDQCETSSSTDVTNKPSDEKAIHMTCFHCNKGMMKGQTAYQKKGFTDVFCSKNCLFEIFPIKKPATKTCHFCLKAIVQPLDIIMAVVDIKGTVKDFCSVTCLSSFKSNTQTAQSLCSLCNKSCTNTYELTLKETVHTFCSDSCLEGFRRNNMVICENCSSSCSNKPLRLKLEEDTKTVCSEECLKEFKENIKTSQQCTMCHTSTLVSDMIDYKSSEEMVELFCSLTCVTSYKLQPAIVYKLKGKRGSSLLMKKKKSKLLKRKSNTEGVKISSDSTGNKNAASPAAVPTLFIADSCIVCCNCGTKLPKGQTLYQTKSSPEVFCSASCLSEKHPNINLVTKNCYNCLQVIMRPQNIILAPVDDSGTMKELCSEMCLSSVQSKRSIAAPKPPPLLGPRTECRMCAKFCFCKFKLTLDGVVHRLCNDTCFITYHRINNLPVITCDMCSSVCHDKHLTLKMVNGSKNICSKDCLLKFKEKVEQPQLCPMCQTSHLLSDMVEKQNKEGTLNFFCSSRCMMLFEAHSFQVFETSSPPASPEEKDIKDVKASLPSLDCIKQEPADDKYEQNLSLPVFRKDVKDEPNVTKEDLKIGSVFSLKGDSRSAAPIISQLELPASCSNCTQALMNGETVYQRKAHSDMFCSTSCLLKFYLKPVQKTCHFCLQAITQPQNIHQALVDTEGTKKDFCSQICLSSFNYKKVMSTKLPHVSVKSHSQCSMCSRYCISKHEVIQEEVIHKFCSDPCVLRFCTLNNLLICKNCHCHCSTPLMLKMEDGNKNLCSAECLAQFKQTIQTPQPCALCRSSAQILDMVESKNSEDMVELFCTSGCVMASKIQAVSASGIPLNCDKCGKATAPTCHITMSDASLRNFCNLTCAMAFNDTHKDPTAAPTLTAPDQTQSGFTKSPEKLLCAQCLRHIKNTPKVIQNKDRMNFVCTLACSQEFKRVNNITGTCAYCKNERIIKDAKRIDNEDCFFCRDTCVILLRHQLKKKWGKHCESCAYCFSVSKTVVTAEYEGTYKEFCSEDCSSNYKMLFCCVAKCDTCGRKGKLRQSLPLLGEVKHFCDLKCVLHFCNKKVQTVTSAADSSPAGSSGPEVSSPIITNVISLDKQPGAFSSTAQYGSAPDVGHASIQTVSKEMKNKSTLCTPLVHNKGVSCVTQTVDTEAQTDNFLPTVIVLPVPVPVYVPLPMNLYTQYMPKPVALPLPLPVPVFLPGMSGPTMKARTERIWSKPSDEELSLSPEMETRQQDRNRREDLQTDREVTEEEERQDALGLMEHTSRRSLGKHDLESLDSQQEPPSDTKLRSPRQSHAHETPPSGRDAGVPSEPQPPSPAQTSPTSAPASPLLQQTEGNYRKKGHNLQQLTKAAKQRDSAKDTSRKHIKKQSLCGIDAWERWIQWRKSQTNLHPESTRAVELKDVLCCSAAELSDGLCCFINEVKQPDGEPYAPDGLFYLCLSIQQYLLENRRMENIFSDVIYSKFSTEFTNKLRCFKPSVTASGYVHSRVEEEFLWDCKQLGAYSPIVLLNTLLFFCCKYFGFTTVEQHRQLSFANVMCGTRTNPNNTKTTFLRFYPPISINEPESDTDGVPAKKRKRSENEESFLEVMENTETILRCPVRLYKFYLSKCSELVKRRSDLFYLQPDRSCVPSSPLWFSSAPLDYSIMEAMLVRVLAVRELQDDCRGQV; encoded by the exons CTTATGTCACAAAAACCCAAACCCCACGAAGAAATGCAGTGATACTCTGAACAATTATTTGTATGAGTTTTCATGGAAAGACGCAAACTGGTG CATTGATGCTTCGAAAGAGGACGGGACCCTTGGAAGGCTTGTGAATGATGATCACATAGGTCCCAActgtgaaatgaagaaaattgtTTGGGAAGGGAAGCCACATTTGTGCCTGTTTGCAGTGAAAGAAGTATCTCCAGGCGAGGAGATAACATACAGCTATGGGGACTCTTATTACCCGTGGCGTTTAAGG CTTGAGGACTCTGCAGCTTCCAGCTCTAAGAAGTCCTGCTCTGGTGATGGTGACAAAGTATCTTACAGTGGACCAAGTCATGACAGTGACAGTTTGTCACCCCCCAGTTTGTCTGACAAAGGTCAGCTGGGTTTCAGGACCAGATCAGAGACAGTGGACTCTTCTCATGAGATGACTGGTTCAGATACACTGGAACAAGACGATAATTCGTGTGGCGAACAGGACGAGGCTGCTCCGTGCTCAGATGAATACAACTCAGATAACATAAATAGTGAGGATGAAAAAGAGGCCAAAACCTCGTCTCTCACTAGGAAGAATTATTGTTACGTTTGTGGGAAAGGTTTGAGTAAAATTGCACGTCATCTTTTAAGGCACGCTAAAGCAGAGCCTGATATTGCTGAAGCCTTTGCATTACCCAAAAAGTCcaaggaaagaaaaaggctACTTGAAGATTTACGGAACAGAGGAAACTACAAACATAATCAAGAGGTGCTGAGGAGTAATAGTGGCATGTTAAAACTGAGAAGACGATCACCAGGTGTGGCATTCAGTACTAAATTGTACACGCACTGTCCACATTGTAAAAGCATACTTAAACGTAAAGACCTGTGGAGGCATGTATCCAgatgcaattttaaaaaaaaacctacaccACGTGGGGAGACAAGCGTCGTAAAACAAACTACTCATTCAGAACCACCACTGTCTCAAAAACCCTCGGGTGTGCTGAGGATCCTTTCAAGCATGAAACAGGATGAGATTTCAATCACAATTCAAAATGATTCCGTTCTAATGGAGCTGGCAGAGTATCTGTCCGAGAAGTATGAAaatagtcaaaataaaaatgattacatCAGACAGAAGCTGAGAGAAATGGGAAGACTCTTGTTAGCACTGCATGAAAAATCAATACTCAGTTTTGAAGATGCTATCAAACCAATAAACTTCGACAGACTTGTTGATACTGTCAAAGCACTTGCTGGGtttgataaagaaaaacagtgctATGCCAAACCAGGTCTAGTTTTGAAATTAGGACATTCACTCAAAAAGATAGGCAGCATCTTCCTCAGCAGATCCAACGCCAATAAGCAGCTGGTGAGCGACGCGAAGATGTTCATGGAACTGTGTACGAAAAGATGGACAGAACTTGTCTCCAGTTCTGCATTCCCTTCAAGGAGTGGACAAGGTAACAGCCCGTCTACGATACCATTCACACACGATGTGCAGACTTTCTACAGGTACCTAGAAACAGCCTCAGCCTCTGCTGTTGAGAGCATGAAGGTGTGTGACAGCCCGCAGGTGTACAGTGCACTTTGTAGAGTGACACTTGCACAGGTGTCAGCGTTAAATAAAGGGGAGCCTGAAGTTTCTACAATGAGACTGAAGTCATTCCAGGAGAGGGACGACACTACACAAGTGTTGTCCAAGCACTTCATCAGAATAAATATCCTGAGCAGGACTGGCCCAAAAATTGCTGTTTTGTTAACTTCTGAACTTGTCAGTGCCATAAAGCTGCTAGTGAGCAAGAGAACTGCATGTGGTGTACACAAAGACAATCCTTTCCTGTTTGCAAAGCCTGACTCTTCTGCTTCAAGCCTCTACTATGGGGAGAGCTGCATCAAGGCTTATTCAAGTCTGTGTCATGCGGTAAACCCCAAACACCTCAGGTCGTTGCACCTCCAAAAACATATCGCAAGGGTGTTCCAGATTCTCAACTTGGAGAACGACGAGCTCGGTCACCTCAGTAAACTGTTGGGCCATGACATCCGGGCCGACAGGGACTATTACCGGTTGCCAGAAGCAGCTGTGGAACTTGCAAAAATTGCAAAACTACTTCTGGCAAAGGAAAAGGGCTCtctcaaaaaaatgaaaggaaactCACTGGATGAAATTGAGATTGAGG ATGAACTGGAGCCTGATGTGGTGAAGTGCAAACCTGAAAACAGTGATGCTGAAGAGAATGATGAAGAATCAGACGTTTTCCTCAAGCAGAGCGGTTTGTCAGAAAGTTCTGCACAGAGGGAAGGTG GTGATGTGGAGCGACAAGGCAGGCAGCTGAGTCCTGAGCAAGACGCCCTGAAGCACATAAAGGCTCGCAGAGACAAACCTTTTCTGGAGGAAATGTTCATCGACCTCTTTAAAG gGAGAGGTGTGTTCACCCATGAGTCCATCAAACCATCTGCTTTCGTTGTTGAATATCGGGGGAACATCTCTCTTCACAGTGAAACCCAGAACAACCAATGTGGCGATTCCTTGAACAATTACCTCTTTGACTTTTCGTGGAGTGGCACAAACTGGCG TGTGGATGCTTCAGCAGAGGACGGGACTCTGGGACGACTAGTGAATGATGATCACATTAGTCCCAACTGCGAAATGAGGAAAGTTGTCTATGAAGGGAAGCCACACTTGTGCTTGTTTGCACTGAAGAAAATTCCTGCAGGCGAGGAGATAACATATAACTATGGGGACTCCTCTTACCCATGGCGATCAGCG actTTGCCCACTTCTTTAACCTTCCATGAATCCAGGATGGAACTGAATAGGCCACACTCAGACAGAAATGCTTCTGCATCTTCTCCTAGAGATGAAAAG GCTGAGGACTCGACAGGTGCTGTCAGTTCTGCAGAATCCTGCTCTGATGATGACGGCGACTATGTTCCTGATGATGAGTCCAGTGGTGGCAGCGGTTCTAGCAGCCACAGAAACAAGGATTTCAAGCAACTGTTCATCAGCGATTCCTCCATCCAGCAGGACGAGACTGATAACAGCAGTGAAGAGTTGTCTGGTCCTTCCCACCACAAGAGAAATTACTGTTATGTTTGCGGAAAAGCTATGTCTAAAATTTCTCGTCACCTTTTCACCCACAGAAATGAAGAAGCTGATATCGCTAAAGCGTTTATATTACCTCTGCTCTCCAAGGAACGAAAAAGGCTCCTGAAGAACTTACGGAACAGAGGGAATAACAAACACAAGGAGAACATTTTGAAATCAAACCCccctaaaacatttgcacagtgtcTGTATTGTAAAGGCATGTACAAGAAAATATGGAAACATATGCAGCAGTGTTCTGCCACAGGAACCAGAGCTAGAATCTTTAGcttggctgctgctgcagacccCAAAGAAATCTCATCAGATGTGAGCAAGATATTACAAAGCCTGAAGAAAGATGAGATTGCATCTGTAGTCTGTAATGACTCGTACATACTGCAGATGGCCCAGTGTTTGGTCCACATGGgtggaaagaaaagaacaggacAAGAATACATCAAACAGAAGCTGAGGGAAATGGGAAGACTCTTgttaacattaaagaaaaagtcGGTGTGTAGCTTTGAAGATGCCATGAAACCGCAAAACTTCAGCAAAGTTGTTGAAGTTGTCAGAGAGCTCACTGCTTTGAATGAAGAGACGAAGGTGTGTGACAGACCACGTCTTTTAAAGTCACTGAGAAATTCGCTGAAGGTGTTTAGTGACATGAAATACGCCAGAGCTTTTAAAGAGGGTGCTGATAAGGAGGTGACTCATGAAGTAAAGACGTTTCTGACACTGTGTGCGAAAGAACTGACCTGTGTCATCTCATCCAAAATAAACCACCCAGCAACAATACCCTTCACACAGGATGTGCAACTTTTCTACCAGTGCATGGAAACGACAGTAGCTTCTGCAGTCGAGAGTATGACCATGTATGAAAGTCCCCCCGTTTATAATGCACTTCTAAGAGCGATCCTTGCACAGGTGTCGATCCTGAACAAAAATGTGGTGGAGGTTTCCAGAGTAACCCTGCAGTCTTTCAAAGAAAGAGATGAGACTGAGCTTCAAGATGAAGCTGCTGTTTGCCAGTCACAGTTTGAGGAGATTCTATTTAAGCGCTACGTGAAATTCAAACTTAAGAGCAGAAGTGACACAACGGTTCCAGTTACGCTGACCCCTGAGCTGCTCCATGCGATAAGACTGCTCGtgacaaagagagaaacatGTGGTGTAAATATAAATAGTCCCTTCTTATTTGCAAAACCCGATGGTATATGTACAACCTACTGCCAGGGACAAAGGTCCATCACGTTCTTTGCAGCTCAGTGTGGGGCAAAGGACCAGGAGAACCTCAGGTCTCCTTTTTTTCGTAAGTCTGTGGCAAGAATTTGCCAGATTCTCAGCCTCACAAACGAGCAGCTTGCTCAGCTCGCCAAGCTGTTAGGCCGAGACATCCAAACTGACCCGGGGTCTTATCGGACGCCAGAGGCAGCAGCCATTATTGCAAAGATCTCAGAGTTACTGTCAGCGATGGAGGATGGTTCTCTTGAAAGATTTGAAGGAAAATCTCTTGAGGAAATTGAGATTGCAG ATGAACTGCAGCCAGACGTGAAGCAGGACCATGTTGACAGcagtgatgaggaggaggacaaaGAGACAGAACGTTCTTTTCAGCTGAGTG GTGTTTCCCCATCAAAAGTATCTTCAGCGGCTAAAAAAAGAGTTTCTTCCTCGAGGAAAAGGGGTCGATGTGAAGAAGGAAACAGAGTCAACACATTTGTTAGTAGGCGCAGGATGCAGGAGAGTGACAATGAAGAGTCTGAGCTGTATAACGAGCTAAATGAGGGGAACTCAGAGGAGGATGATGGGGAAGAAGACCTGCCTCTAACTTCACCTGTCAACACACCTGAGAAAACATCTCATAGCAAAGAGGATACGATGAACATGTATTTTAGTGATGACGATGAGGACATGAATGTGGACTATGACATCGACACAGATGAAGACATTGCTAATTATAAGGAAAATGATGAAGAGAGTGTCAACAGTGGCTCACATGCCTCAAAACCCACAAACGAGGACGAGAACATCAGTAACGGTAAGAAAGACAGCTCACCTAACAGGACCCTGGACACAGACCTTGAACAGACCATGGACAGTGATACAGAGAACCATCTGGAGAAAGCAGGGGAACAAACGGACCATATGGATGTGGGTAGCAGTAGTTCCTCTGCCATCTTAAATTCAG AAAAGAAGATTAAATTATCGGCTGCAGTGATTCCGTTGAAAGAGGTGAAGATAGTAATCCCAAAACTGGATGTT ATGCGGTCTCCAGTCCATATTTCCGAGTTATCATCAGTTCTCAACACATGGCCGGTGAAAGATCAGCCCAGGCAGGAAGACCAGTGTGAAACGTCTTCATCCACAGACGTTACAAACAAGCCCAGTGATGAAAAG GCCATACACATGACGTGCTTCCACTGCAACAAGGGCATGATGAAGGGACAAACTGCTTACCAGAAGAAGGGATTCACAGATGTCTTCTGCTCCAAAAACTGCCTGTTTGAAATATTCCCCATCAAAAAACCTGCTACCAAGACCTGTCACTTCTGTCTCAA AGCTATAGTGCAGCCTCTGGACATCATCATGGCTGTAGTGGACATTAAGGGAACTGTGAAGGACTTCTGCAGTGTGACCTGCCTGTCCTCCTTCAAGTCCAACACCCAAACCGCACAGTCACTCTGCAGCTTGTGCAACAAATCCTGCACT AACACATATGAGTTGACCCTGAAAGAGACTGTCCACACGTTTTGTAGCGACTCCTGCTTGGAAGGTTTTCGCAGGAACAACATGGTCATCTGTGAgaactgcagctcctcctgcagcAACAAACCACTCAGGCTGAAGCTGGAGGAGGACACCAAAACCGTCTGCAGCGAGGAATGTCTGAAGGAattcaaagag AACATCAAGACATCCCAGCAGTGCACCATGTGTCACACCTCTACACTAGTGTCAGACATGATTGACTACAAAAGCAGTGAGGAAATGGTGGAGCTCTTTTGCAGTCTCACTTGTGTGACGTCATACAAGCTACAGCCTGCAATTGTATACAAGCTCAAAG gaAAGAGAGGCTCATCTTTgttgatgaagaagaaaaagagcaaaCTATTGAAACGAAAATCAAACACT GAGGGTGTAAAGATCAGTTCAGACTCTACTGGAAACAAAAATGCTGCCTCTCCTGCTGCTGTACCGACACTCTTCATTGCCGACTCCTGTATTGTCTGTTGTAACTGTGGAACGAAGCTGCCGAAAGGGCAGACGCTTTACCAGACCAAGAGCTCGCCAGAGGTGTTTTGTTCTGCCTCCTGTCTCTCTGAGAAGCATCCCAACATCAACTTGGTCACCAAAAACTGCTACAACTGCCTTCA GGTGATAATGCGGCCCCAAAACATCATCCTGGCTCCGGTGGATGATTCAGGAACCATGAAGGAACTTTGCAGCGAGATGTGCCTCTCCTCTGTGCAATCCAAGAGAAGCATCGCTGCCCCCAAACCCCCACCGCTATTAGGACCTCGCACAGAATGCAGGATGTGCGccaaattttgtttt TGCAAATTCAAGCTGACCCTGGACGGCGTGGTCCATAGACTTTGCAACGACACATGCTTCATCACTTACCACAGAATCAACAACTTGCCTGTGATCACCTGTGACATGTGCAGCTCTGTTTGCCACGACAAACATCTCACACTGAAGATGGTGAACGGCAGTAAAAACATCTGCAGCAAAGATTGTCTGCTCAAGTTCAAAGAG AAAGTGGAGCAGCCTCAGCTGTGCCCCATGTGCCAGACGTCCCATCTGCTGTCAGACatggtggaaaaacaaaacaaagagggCACTTTGAActtcttctgcagcagcagatgtaTGATGCTGTTTGAGGCTCACTCTTTCCAGGTGTTCG AAACAAGCAGCCCTCCAGCTTCACCTGAAGAGAAGGATATTAAAGATGTGAAGGCGTCACTACCGAGTCTGGACTGT ATAAAACAAGAGCCCGCTGATGACAAGTACGAGCAGAATCTCTCACTCCCTGTGTTCAGAAAAGACGTTAAGGATGAGCCAAATGTGACGAAG GAGGACTTGAAGATTGGTTCAGTCTTCTCCTTAAAGGGGGATTCTAGATCTGCAGCACCCATTATCAGCCAACTGGAGCTGCCTGCGTCTTGTTCCAACTGCACCCAGGCCCTGATGAATGGAGAGACGGTTTACCAGAGGAAAGCCCACTCAGACATGTTCTGCTCAACCTCCTGCCttttgaaattttatttgaaACCGGTTCAGAAGACGTGCCACTTCTGTCTGCA GGCGATAACGCAGCCTCAGAATATCCACCAGGCCCTGGTGGACACTGAGGGGACAAAGAAGGACTTCTGCAGCCAgatctgtctctcttccttcaACTACAAGAAAGTCATGTCCACCAAACTACCCCACGTTTCAGTCAAATCACACTCACAATGCAGCATGTGCAGCAGATATTGCATT AGCAAACATGAAGTCATACAGGAGGAGGTCATCCACAAGTTCTGCAGTGACCCCTGTGTTCTTCGTTTCTGCACCTTGAACAACCTGTTGATCTGTAAAAACTGTCACTGCCACTGCAGCACGCCGCTCATGCTCAAGATGGAAGATGGCAACAAAAACCTATGTAGTGCTGAGTGTCTGGCTCAGTTCAAACag ACAATTCAGACTCCACAGCCGTGCGCCCTGTGCCGCTCCTCTGCACAGATATTAGACATGGTTGAAAGCAAAAACAGTGAAGACATGGTGGAGCTCTTCTGCACCAGTGGTTGTGTGATGGCATCAAAGATCCAGGCTGTCAGTGCGTCAG GTATTCCACTGAACTGTGATAAGTGTGGAAAGGCTACAGCACCAACCTGCCACATCACCATGTCAGATGCCTCTCTCAGAAACTTCTGCAATCTAACCTGTGCCATGGCTTTTAAT GATACCCACAAAGACCCGACTGCTGCCCCTACCCTGACGGCCCCTGACCAAACCCAGAGTGGTTTTACGAAATCACCAGAGAAGCTGCTGTGCGCCCAGTGTCTACGCCACATAAAAAATACACCCAAAGTCATCCAGAACAAG gacAGAATGAATTTTGTGTGCACCCTGGCCTGTTCTCAAGAGTTTAAGAGGGTCAACAACATCACAGGCACGTGTGCTTACTGCAAGAATGAAAGAATCATCAAAGATGCCAAGAGGATCGACAACGAGGACTGCTTCTTCTGCAGGGACA CCTGCGTAATTCTCTTACGTCATCAGCTGAAGAAGAAATGGGGGAAACACTGTGAGTCGTGTGCGTACTGCTTCTCCGTCTCCAAGACAGTGGTGACAGCAGAGTATGAAGGCACCTACAAGGAGTTTTGCTCTGAAGACTGCAGCTCAAATTATAAAATGCTCTTCTGCTGC GTCGCCAAGTGTGACACTTGTGGCCGTAAAGGGAAGCTGAGACAGAGTCTTCCTCTGCTGGGGGAAGTCAAACACTTCTGTGACCTGAAATGTGTCCTGCACTTCTGCAATAAAAAGGTCCAGACGGTCACCTCag CTGCAGACTCTTCACCTGCTGGATCTTCAGGACCTGAGGTGTCCTCTCCCATCATCACTAATGTTATCTCACTGGACAAGCAGCCCGGTGCCTTCTCCAGCACTGCACAATATg GCTCTGCCCCTGACGTCGGACAT GCCAGTATTCAGACAGTGTCCAAAGAGATGAAGAACAAGTCCACGCTCTGCACACCGCTGGTCCACAACAAAGGAGTCTCCTGTGTGACACAGACTGTTGACACAGAGGCACAAACAG ACAATTTTCTCCCCACAGTCATCGTCCTGCCGGTCCCTGTTCCTGTGTATGTTCCTTTACCTATGAACTTGTACACCCAGTACATGCCAAAGCCTGTGGCCCTGCCCCTGCCA CTGCCTGTACCCGTGTTCCTCCCTGGGATGTCTGGGCCGACAATGAAAGCCAGGACAGAGCGGATCTGGTCCAAACCCTCTGATGAAGAGCTCAGCCTTTCACCTGAGATGGAGACCAGGCAGCAGGACAGGAACAGGAGAGAAGACTTGCAGACGGACAGAGaagtgacagaagaagaagaaagacaagacGCTCTGGGCCTTATGG AGCACACCAGCAGGCGCAGTCTTGGCAAACATGACCTGGAGAGTCTGGACAGCCAGCAGGAACCCCCCTCTGACACCAAGCTCAGGTCACCCCGTCAATCACATGCCCATGAGACACCCCCTTCAGGTCGGGATGCAGGCGTTCCCAGTGAGCCTCAGCCTCCCTCTCCTGCACAGACCTCACCCACCTCTGCTCCCGCTTCTCCACTGTTGCAGCAAACTGAGGGGAACTACAGGAAAAAG GGTCAtaacctgcagcagctgactAAGGCAGCAAAGCAAAGAGACTCTGCTAAGGACACATCCAGGAAGCACATCAAGAAACAGAGTCTGTGTGGAATTGATGCCTGGGAGAGATGGATTCAGTGGAGGAAATCCCAAACCAACCTGCACCCTGAGTCTA CTCGGGCTGTGGAGCTCAAAGATGTTCTGTGCTGCTCCGCGGCTGAACTGAGCGACGGCCTCTGCTGCTTCATCAATGAGGTGAAACAACCTGACGGGGAGCCGTACGCCCCCGACGGCCTGTTCTACCTCTGCCTGAGCATCCAACAG TACCTGTTGGAGAACCGTCGTATGGAGAACATATTCAGTGATGTTATATACAGCAAGTTCTCCACCGAGTTCACCAACAAGCTGAGATGTTTCAAACCATCAGTCACAGCCAGTG GTTATGTCCATTCCCGTGTGGAGGAGGAGTTTCTGTGGGACTGTAAACAGTTGGGGGCGTACTCCCCCATAGTCCTTCTCAACACTctgctcttcttctgctgcaaaTACTTCGGCTTCACCACGGTGGAGCAGCACCGCCAGCTGTCCTTCGCTAATGTCATGTGCGGCACCAGAACCAACCCAAACAACACCAAGACCACCTTCCTGCGCTTCTACCCGCCCATATCCATAAACGAGCCAGAGTCAG acacAGATGGCGTTCCAGCTAAGAAGCGTAAGAGAAGTGAGAACGAGGAATCTTTCCTGGAGGtgatggaaaacacagagacCATCTTACGCTGCCCAGTCAGACTCTACAAGTTCTACCTCTCCAAGTG ctctgagttGGTGAAGCGGCGCAGTGACTTGTTCTACCTCCAACCAGATCGCAGCTGTGTTCCCAGCAGCCCCCTGTGGTTCTCCTCCGCCCCTCTGGATTACAGCATCATGGAGGCCATGCTCGTACGAGTCCTCGCTGTCAGAGAGCTGCAGGACGATTGCAGAGGACAGGTATAG
- the LOC113126763 gene encoding CD209 antigen-like protein C — translation MRRVQGDIEVVSQRTQSPRGSIVTAERGALLILSFVLAGATIVIYRLYSDNMETKTKLQTLKDNIEAIKKTGELCMKCERGWELHGGMCYYFSNIEASWQESESKCQYLGGALVKVDSRQEQAFLDEKVTSKMNYVADQYWIGLTDLEEEGEWLWVDGSPLDQRLSFWQFHEPDNWKVENPDGENCARMGLQDGSCKLKSWFDKSCRAHLKSICEKPATVSAQLQL, via the exons ATGAGGAGAGTGCAGGGCGACATAGAAG TCGTCTCTCAACGAACCCAATCACCCCGAGGGTCAATCGTCACAGCCGAGAGAGGAGCCCTGCTGATCCTCAGCTTTGTCCTGGCAGGCGCCACCATTGTGATTTACCGTCTCT ATTCCGACAACATGGAAACCAAGACCAAACTGCAAACTCTGAAAGACAACATTGAAGCTATCAAGAAAACCG GAGAGTTGTGCATGAAATGTGAAAGAGGCTGGGAGCTACACGGAGGAATGTGCTATTACTTCTCCAACATAGAAGCATCGTGGCAAGAGAGCGAAAGCAAATGCCAATATCTCGGAGGAGCACTGGTGAAGGTCGACAGCAGACAGGAGCAG GCATTCCTGGATGAAAAAGTGACAAGCAAAATGAACTATGTGGCAGACCAGTACTGGATCGGACTCACAGActtggaggaagagggagaatGGTTGTGGGTGGACGGCTCACCGTTGGACCAAAG ATTGTCTTTCTGGCAGTTCCATGAGCCAGACAACTGGAAGGTGGAAAATCCTGATGGGGAGAACTGTGCACGGATGGGGCTGCAAGATGGATCTTGTAAACTGAAGAGTTGGTTTGATAAATCGTGCAGAGCCCATCTTAAAAGTATTTGTGAGAAACCTGCAACTGTCTCTGCTCAACTTCAGCTTTGA